Proteins from one Gilliamella sp. ESL0443 genomic window:
- a CDS encoding LacI family DNA-binding transcriptional regulator has translation MASLKDVARLASVSLMTVSRAINNPDKLNKETYKKVKKAIEELNYVPDLSARKIRGDNSGPYAIGVLALETATTPFSVELLQAIEKTAQQHGWNTFIVNLFDDKDADHAINTLLSYRPNGIIYTTMGLRKVQLPDKLLGKNVVLANCISDSEQLACYIPDDYSGQYQAMQNVINKGYKKPLCIYLSEDTLAGKIRRKAAEQAWLDAGNDLNDIKSYHTLMSPANLSLEYMMTIEILAKHCVKKPDFDVLICGNDRIAFVAYQFLLGKGFHIPNDVAVLGYDNMVGTGELFYPSLTTVQLPHYEIGQKAALHIINSESKKTITHIPSPYLERESL, from the coding sequence ATGGCTTCACTCAAGGATGTTGCTAGATTGGCATCAGTTTCATTGATGACGGTTTCTCGAGCAATCAATAATCCTGACAAACTCAATAAAGAAACATATAAAAAAGTGAAGAAAGCTATTGAGGAACTTAATTATGTGCCGGATTTATCTGCACGAAAGATTCGAGGAGATAATTCTGGCCCTTATGCTATTGGTGTGCTGGCACTAGAAACGGCGACAACGCCATTCTCAGTTGAATTACTTCAAGCAATAGAAAAAACAGCTCAACAACATGGTTGGAATACGTTTATTGTTAATTTATTTGATGATAAAGATGCTGATCATGCGATTAATACTCTTTTATCTTATCGACCTAATGGTATTATTTATACAACAATGGGGTTAAGAAAAGTTCAACTGCCAGATAAATTGCTCGGTAAAAATGTGGTATTAGCAAACTGCATTAGTGATTCTGAGCAGCTTGCTTGTTATATCCCTGATGATTATTCTGGTCAATATCAAGCGATGCAGAATGTAATAAATAAGGGATATAAAAAACCATTATGTATCTATTTATCAGAAGATACTTTAGCGGGTAAAATTAGGCGTAAAGCTGCTGAGCAAGCATGGTTAGATGCTGGCAACGATTTAAACGATATCAAGAGTTATCATACTTTAATGTCACCTGCAAACCTTTCCCTAGAATATATGATGACGATAGAAATTTTGGCAAAACATTGTGTTAAAAAACCAGATTTTGATGTATTAATTTGTGGTAACGATAGAATTGCTTTTGTTGCTTATCAATTTTTACTTGGTAAAGGATTTCATATTCCCAACGATGTTGCGGTTCTCGGTTATGACAATATGGTTGGTACTGGTGAACTTTTTTATCCTTCACTGACTACTGTACAATTACCACATTATGAAATAGGTCAAAAA
- a CDS encoding oligosaccharide MFS transporter has product MNIDIIQNRNYWFSSGYLVTFYAAWSLWWSFYAIWLKSQIGLSGEQLGVVYSANSAAAMFFMIFYGIIQDKLQIGKAVITFQSIIMLLIGPFLIYVYEPLLRNDFILGVCIGAPVLSAGFISGCALIDSFIERISRLFGFEFGPARFWGSFGYAAATFVAGILFGINPHINFWMASGVAAIYFTINLVFKPKQESLANGKTQAVMEKPSIPTMSEIFSLFGMKKFWLFVFFIIGTNSFYTIYDQQLFPNFYTSFFDKPESGYQVYGYLNSFQVFLEAACMILVPYFINKIGAKKALLAAALVMVCRISLSATLDNVYLISLVKLFHAIETPLFILAVFKYAVANFDARLSSTLYLVGFNISSNVGVIVLSWIVGKLFDKTGYSTTFYVLAAIVFVILFIATFTLSDNKQKTEK; this is encoded by the coding sequence ATGAATATAGATATAATACAAAATAGAAATTATTGGTTCTCGTCAGGCTATCTTGTTACCTTTTATGCAGCATGGTCACTTTGGTGGTCTTTTTATGCCATTTGGCTCAAAAGCCAAATTGGTTTATCTGGTGAACAATTAGGGGTTGTTTATTCTGCTAACTCTGCTGCAGCCATGTTTTTTATGATTTTTTATGGCATTATCCAAGATAAATTGCAGATAGGTAAAGCGGTAATTACCTTCCAAAGTATTATCATGTTACTGATTGGCCCGTTTTTAATTTATGTCTATGAGCCTTTACTTCGAAATGATTTTATTTTGGGTGTCTGTATTGGAGCTCCAGTCTTAAGTGCTGGTTTTATTTCTGGATGTGCTTTGATTGACTCTTTTATCGAGCGAATTAGTCGTCTATTTGGTTTTGAATTTGGCCCAGCAAGATTCTGGGGATCATTTGGTTATGCTGCTGCAACTTTTGTTGCTGGCATTTTATTTGGCATTAACCCTCACATTAACTTCTGGATGGCATCTGGGGTTGCAGCTATCTATTTCACCATCAATTTAGTTTTTAAACCTAAACAAGAGTCTTTGGCAAACGGTAAAACACAAGCAGTCATGGAAAAACCATCTATCCCTACCATGAGTGAAATTTTTTCACTATTTGGTATGAAAAAGTTTTGGTTATTTGTCTTTTTTATAATTGGTACTAATAGCTTTTATACCATATATGATCAGCAACTATTTCCAAATTTCTATACCAGCTTCTTTGATAAACCAGAAAGTGGCTATCAAGTTTATGGATATTTAAATTCTTTCCAAGTTTTTTTAGAAGCAGCTTGTATGATTTTAGTACCCTATTTTATTAATAAAATTGGTGCAAAAAAAGCTTTACTAGCAGCAGCGTTGGTAATGGTATGCCGAATCTCATTATCTGCAACGTTAGATAATGTTTATCTAATTTCATTAGTTAAACTTTTCCACGCAATTGAAACACCACTATTTATTCTAGCGGTATTTAAATACGCTGTAGCCAACTTTGATGCGAGACTATCATCCACACTATACTTAGTTGGATTTAACATCTCATCAAATGTAGGTGTTATTGTATTGTCATGGATTGTAGGTAAGTTATTTGATAAAACAGGATATTCAACTACTTTCTATGTACTAGCAGCAATAGTATTTGTCATTTTATTTATTGCAACATTTACTTTAAGTGACAATAAACAAAAAACAGAAAAATAA
- the cysE gene encoding serine O-acetyltransferase: MLWQTIREEASKLVESEPMLASYFHATLLNHENLGSALSYILANKLATQVVPAIEIREIARQAYQADSNIINAAITDILAVYIRDPATNYYSTPLLYYKGFLSLQAYRIAHWLWKQNRKSLATFLQSQIAIVFGVDIHPAAKIGCGVMFDHATGIVIGETVVIENDVSILQSVTLGGTGKENGDRHPKIREGVMIGAHSTILGNIEIGKGAKIGAGSVVLEPVPEHTTVAGVPAKIVGCPDCDKPALNMDQDI, translated from the coding sequence ATGTTATGGCAGACAATCCGAGAAGAAGCATCAAAGCTCGTTGAAAGTGAGCCAATGTTAGCAAGCTATTTCCATGCAACTTTACTTAATCATGAAAATTTAGGTAGTGCATTAAGTTATATTTTAGCTAACAAGCTTGCAACCCAAGTTGTACCGGCAATTGAGATTCGAGAAATTGCTAGGCAAGCTTATCAAGCAGATAGCAACATAATCAATGCCGCTATTACCGATATACTTGCTGTTTATATTCGAGATCCAGCAACCAATTACTATTCCACACCGCTGCTTTATTATAAAGGTTTTCTTTCACTACAAGCTTATCGAATTGCACACTGGCTTTGGAAACAAAACCGTAAATCACTAGCAACTTTTTTACAGAGTCAAATTGCTATTGTATTTGGCGTTGATATCCATCCAGCAGCTAAAATTGGCTGTGGTGTTATGTTTGACCATGCAACAGGGATAGTCATTGGTGAAACCGTAGTTATTGAAAATGATGTTTCTATTTTACAATCAGTGACATTAGGTGGAACCGGAAAAGAAAATGGCGATCGTCATCCTAAAATTCGTGAAGGAGTAATGATTGGTGCGCACTCAACGATTTTAGGAAATATAGAAATAGGTAAAGGAGCAAAAATTGGAGCTGGTTCAGTCGTTTTAGAGCCTGTTCCTGAACATACAACAGTAGCTGGTGTTCCTGCTAAAATTGTTGGTTGTCCTGATTGTGATAAACCAGCTTTAAACATGGATCAAGATATCTAA
- a CDS encoding mechanosensitive ion channel domain-containing protein, whose amino-acid sequence MSFENIVNQIWLFIEKYDGVVISYIAHFCFAILIFLIGRTIAKFVARQLRRILTNRHVDPTVVKFVSSLSYYAIIVMTLVAVLGQLGVQTASIVAVIGAAGLAVGLALQGSLSNFAAGVILIIFRPFRVGETVIINNQQGVIDSIQIFSTTIVTPTNEMVVIPNGQVVSANIINYTRLPERRLDIVVNVGYDSDIQKVYKVLREAVNKTDNILTCKEPIIRLDLLDASSMNFNVLVWTLNANYGPVKAVLLENIKNGLTENGINIPYPTMDVNLSSPS is encoded by the coding sequence ATGAGTTTTGAAAATATAGTAAACCAGATTTGGTTGTTTATTGAGAAATATGATGGCGTAGTAATCAGTTATATTGCTCATTTTTGTTTTGCCATTCTTATTTTTTTAATTGGTCGAACAATTGCTAAATTTGTTGCTCGTCAATTAAGAAGAATTTTAACTAATCGCCATGTCGATCCGACTGTAGTTAAATTTGTTAGTTCTTTATCTTATTATGCCATTATTGTTATGACGCTAGTTGCCGTGTTAGGTCAACTTGGTGTGCAAACCGCATCAATTGTTGCGGTAATTGGTGCCGCCGGCTTAGCCGTAGGTTTAGCTCTGCAAGGTTCGTTGTCTAATTTTGCAGCTGGTGTAATTTTAATTATCTTTCGCCCATTCAGAGTTGGCGAAACAGTCATTATTAATAATCAGCAAGGTGTTATTGATTCAATTCAAATCTTTTCAACAACTATTGTCACGCCAACGAATGAAATGGTCGTCATTCCAAATGGACAAGTGGTTAGTGCAAATATTATTAACTATACTCGTTTGCCAGAAAGACGTTTAGATATAGTTGTTAATGTGGGATATGATTCTGATATTCAGAAAGTTTATAAAGTATTAAGAGAAGCTGTAAATAAAACTGATAATATTTTAACGTGTAAAGAACCGATTATACGTTTGGATTTGCTGGATGCTTCATCCATGAATTTTAATGTTTTAGTCTGGACGTTAAATGCTAATTATGGACCAGTAAAAGCTGTATTACTTGAGAATATTAAAAATGGGCTAACTGAAAATGGCATTAATATTCCTTACCCAACTATGGATGTAAATCTTAGTTCTCCGTCGTAA
- the slmA gene encoding nucleoid occlusion factor SlmA yields MSSKNKNRKEDILQALATMLESNEGTQRITTAKLAATVGVSEAALYRHFPSKTKMFESLIVYIEDILLSRINVILQDEPKTFMRLQLILALILGFSEKNPGLTRIMTGHALMFEQDQLQERISQLFERIETQIKQVIRERKIREGVAFTTDERILSSQLLAFCEGMMARYSRSGFKYLPTTNFETRWTLLAKQLV; encoded by the coding sequence AATCGTAAAGAAGATATACTTCAAGCATTAGCAACAATGCTTGAATCCAATGAGGGAACACAACGAATAACTACTGCTAAATTAGCTGCAACTGTTGGTGTTTCTGAAGCGGCATTGTATAGGCATTTTCCAAGTAAAACTAAAATGTTTGAAAGTTTGATCGTTTATATTGAAGACATTCTGCTTTCTCGCATCAATGTGATTTTGCAAGATGAACCAAAAACATTTATGCGGCTTCAACTTATTTTGGCTTTAATCCTTGGTTTTTCTGAAAAGAATCCTGGGTTGACTCGGATTATGACTGGGCATGCGTTAATGTTTGAGCAAGACCAATTGCAAGAACGAATCAGTCAATTATTTGAACGTATCGAAACGCAGATAAAGCAAGTTATACGAGAAAGAAAAATCCGTGAAGGCGTGGCCTTTACCACTGATGAACGTATTTTATCTAGTCAGTTACTTGCTTTTTGCGAAGGAATGATGGCTCGTTATTCCCGTTCTGGTTTTAAATATCTACCAACAACAAACTTTGAAACCCGTTGGACTTTATTAGCAAAACAGTTAGTTTAA